Below is a window of Aerococcus viridans DNA.
GCGGCGGTATGACGTCCTGAACAAATAAAAATAAGTCGGTGAAAATTAATGAGAATTGTCGTTATTGGTGGTGTAGCAGGCGAAATTTCCGAAAAATCAACCGATTATTGTCAGCTGTCACAGTGGACTGCCTAGCTAAACAGCAGAAAGAATGCTGAAACAAAATGGCTACCAAGCTAAAAATTTAGATGGCGCATTTGCTCTTTACTCAACTGTGAAACTAGAAAAGGGGATAAAATAATGTATCATTCAATATCAATGTCAAAATTTGAACAAAAGTGGAAAAAAGAGAAACTTCCTTTAGTAGATGTTAGAGAAATCAACGAATGGGAAGATGGTCACCTGGATGGTGCAATCCATATTCCTTTAAGTAATCTTTCAGCTGAAAAAAATAAATTGGATAAAAAACAAGAGTACTATGTAATGTGTCACTCTGGAGCACGTTCTGCAAAGGCTTGTCAACAATTAGCACAAGAAGGATACAACGTGATAAATGTAATGGGCGGAATTTCTGCATGGAACGGAGAAATTGTTTAATGGAATACGATAAAAAAATTGTGAACCGTTTGAACCGTTCTGACGGTCAATTGCATGGCGTTTTGAATATGATGGAAGAAGGAAAAGATTGCGTGGATATTGTGACTCAATTATCAGCCGTTCGCTCTAGTATCGATCGTACGATTAGTTTAATTGTTGCTGAAAATTTAGTAGAATGTGTGCAAGAAAATATTAAAGATGGCAGTACTGGTGAAGAGCGTATTCAACAAGCAATTCAGTTACTAATGAAGAGTCGCTAGCCATCTGTTGTGGCTTATGCTACATCAATATATAACAATATTTTAAATGAATATAGACGTATAGTATTGAAAATAAATAATAAGAGAACAGGTTGCTAAGATGCCTGTTCTCTTATTTTTTACTTCTAGAGCAATCAACTTTCATAGCTTTTTCGTTAATCTAAAAATTGTTGATTTTGAAGTTAAAGTTTCATAGGCTAATTTTTGTATGGTCAAATCTTTTAAATCAGTTTGATAACTGGCAATATAATCTAAAACATTTTGTTCAATTTCAGGATAGTTTTGACTGTTGGAATAGAACTAGTTTGCCATTATGACTCCTTTCTTAAACCTAAATTTTCAGTCAGACAATTAATATCCTTAATTATTCATTACTGTCATAATGAAATTTTACTATGAAATGAAAATAAACATGAATTTAATCAATTATTCTCTTCTAGCTATTTATGATTTATCTCCTAAAAATATAGTTATATACATACGGGGAATACATGTATATTGATCTTAAATCAACGTGATCCAAGATTAGATAAACGTTTGATTAGTGTATTCAACAAAAACACCCCCGATTTCTCGAAGGGTGTTATCAAAATTCATCAAATCATTTAGCTTAGTGGAAGACCATACCACCATCAACAACGATTGTTTGACCTGTAATATATGTTGAGTCTGGCCCAGCTAGGAATGCTACTACGTTGGCTACATCTTCTGGTTCTGATAGACGTTTAAGGGTAATGTTTTGTGCGAATTGATTCATACCCCACTCATCGTCTTTACCTGCATTGACTCCTACTTCGTGAGCGATACCAAACATCATTGGTGTCTTCACGATACCAGGTGCGTATGCTGTCACAGTAATATCATCTTGAGCTAGGTCACGGGCTAATACTTGTGTAATACCGCGGACTGCAAATTTTGAGCCTGAGTATAAAGCTAATTCAGGGTTACCCAATACCCCTGCTTGTGACGTAGCATTGATGATTCGACCACCGTGACCGAAGGCTTTGAAGTGTTTTTGAGCAGCTTGTGCACCCCAGATTACACCTGCTACGTTGATACCATATACTTGGTCGAACATTTCTTGGGTAATTGTTTCTAATGGTGTTGTCGGTGCAACACCCGCATTATTGACAACTACATTTAAATCACCAAAATGTGCTGCAATTTTATCAAATGCTTCAAATACCTGTTCACGTTTAGACACATCTGCGCCTGCAGCAATAGCATCACCTTCTGGGAATTCGGCTACAGCAGCTTCAGCTGTTTCGGGATTATAATCAACAATACCAATTTTAAAGCCATCTGCATGTAGACGTTTAGCAATCGCTAACCCAATCCCTTGACCAGCACCTGTAACAATCGCAACTTTTACCATAATATAACCTCTTCCTTTGTGAATTTTTTAACATATTCATAAACAAAGTATAACTATTATTGAAACCGTATTCAATCATTTCTACATTGATTACAACCGTTTTCTTAATTTTCAGATAAAATCATTTTTTATAACAATAAAGATCCTTTTAAACAAACATTTTTGTATAATTTCATTGATGGCAAGTAAAAGCAGTGTAAGTATCATGGAAATTCCAAAACTACATTCTTATACGGCCTTAATCAAGGAGTGGCGGTATGAGTATGACGTTGATAAGACTGCCGCAGAAGTAAAAGAAATCCTAAATGGAGATGACTCTGACCAGTCTTATGAATTAATTGAGATTGTAGGTAAACGAGTAAGCAGAGATTTAGTTAAAAAATATAGTTTTGAATTGTTTGAATACATGTATGTTCAAGAAGAAAATTAAATTTATATATTCAACATAAAAAAAGAAAGCAGCACTGATAGAATATCAGTAAAAGCTTCCTTTTTTCTGTTATCTTGTATTCAAAAGTTAAGACTAATGACTATGGATTAATAAACATTACCTAATCACTTTTTGCCATATTCATTTCTTATAACTATAGGTTGCAACATAAACCTTAACGAAAGATATGGGCTTGACTGAACTTGTAAAAGAAGCACTTTAAAAACAATTAAAATTAGTGGGCATTAATAAGGGATTTATAGGTGATCTAAGGGATAATTTGTTGTCTTTGGTTTCTAAATTAATCTACGTGTTTATTATGGAATCGCTTTTTAAATATTGATGAGATAATAAAAACAACGATAAGTCTTCATTTGTAATTGATAAAAATCAAAGTGTTTGACAATGATAAGGGGTAATTATAAACTATATGTAAGTTCATTCAACTACATTTGTAGACAAAGGTGGTATTACCAAAAGGAGAGAAATTGTATGAAAAAAACAATTATAAGTAGTCTTTTATCTGTAGCATTATTAAGTTCTTATCCACTAGTGAATAAGGTAGGCGCGAATACACTTGATGATGCAGATAATGCTGCTCAAACTGGCTCGAAAACGGTGGCTAGCGAAACAACGGATAAATCTCAAACAGGCCACGAAGGTATGGAACATGATGAATCTGGGGCAATTCCAGAAGGATTGGCAGAGGCAGAAAATCCAACTTATCCAGAAGGAAGCGAAGTAACGATTCAAACCGATCACATGCCAGGAATGATGGGAGCTACAGGTGAGGTTGTGGGTGCCTTTGATTCAATTGCCTATGAAATCACCTATAACGATACCAAAACAGGAGAGGAAATCGCCAATCACAAATGGGTTGTACACGAGGAAGTTGAAAATGCCCAAGACGAGCCTTACCAAGCAGGTGACGAAGTCGTTCTAGAAGCTTCCCATATGCCCGGTATGCAAGGGGTGACCGCAACTATTGATTCGGTAGAAGACACCACTGTTTATATGGTCACGTACACGGATACAGAAACAGGCGATACTGTTGAAAATCATAAATGGCTAGTAGAAGAAGAATTAGGGGAAGAAGTACAAGACTCAAGCCAATTTTGGAGAGCGCGTACAGTAGAAGAAGTACAAGCAGATGTTTCCCAATACGATACATTAGAAGAACTTCAAAATTACGAAGTGGTTTGGGGAGATACTCTCTGGGCGATTTCTCAAAGTACTAATTTTTCAGTAGACGATTTAACTGAAGTATTTAATATTAAAAACGCTGATTTAATATTTGCTAACTACACACTTGAAAATCAACCATCATTAGAAGATAGCTATGAGAACCAGATAATTAGCGAGTCCAAAAAAACAAGAGATATGGATAATATGGGAGATATGAAGCATGATGAGTCGGGAGAAATTCCAGAAGGCTTGGAAGAAGCTGAAAATCCGATGTACGAAGTAGGAGAATCTGTTATTCTTCAGCGCGATCATATGCCTGGAATGGAAGGTGCCGAAGCAACTGTTTCTGGCGTATTTGCTACGACGGCTTATGAGGTTTCTTTCAATCCAACCAATGGTGGAGAACGAGTGGAAAATCATCGCTGGGTTATCCACGAAGACATTTCTGAGTCAACCAAAGGCGCATTTGAACCTGGAGAAGAAGTGACATTAGAAGCCGACCATATGGAAGGTATGGAAGGAGCAACTGCAATAATTGATGACGCTGTAACTACGAATGTTTATATGGTGGATTACCAACCAACAGATGGCGGAGCAGTTGTTCGTAATCATAAATGGTTTGTTGAAGAAGAATTAGCTCAATAATCACTAGTGATACATTAAAATACCTACCAAACTTAAAGTTTAAGAAATACTAAAAAAGGACGGATACTTATGAATAAATACCTAAAATTTGCCCTCATGATTTTAATTTCAACAATCATTATGTACTTTCTAATGTTTGTGAATGTCAATGAATTTGCGCACATTTACTTTAGTCAAACCCGTGTTTATATGGCTATTTTGATGGGCGCAGTCATGGCTATCATTATGATGGGTTTTATGTGGAAAATGTATGATAATAAAAAATTAAACGCCGTTATAATGGGGCTTTCAGTCTTACTCGTGCTGGGATCGTTTGGGCTTATTCAAAACCAAGTTGGCATAGACGATACTGCTTGGATGAGAGCCATGATTCCACACCACTCTACCGCTATTATGACTAGTGAAAATGCCAATCTCACAGATCCACGAGTACAGCAATTAAGCGAAGAAATTATACAAGCACAAGAAGAAGAAATTGCTAAGATGGAACAATTAATTGAAGATATAGAAGAAAACGGAGAAGAATAAACATTCAATAAATTTAAAAAGTAAAAAAATCCCTATACACAAGAAGTCTATGATAACTTCCGTGTGTATAGGTTTTTCTATTTTTCCGCTTTTTCTCAATTCTTGATTTCCTAAATACGATAAACAATTAAATTGCTCAATAGTGTTCATCATATTTAGAAAATATAATTTTAAAAATAAGGAATTCTAAAATCAATAAAAGTAAATCAATGGTAACCTTATAATTAGTATTGGGTAAAGATAGGAAAACAAAGGCAATAATAGCTGGTTATATTTATTAAAAAAACAAGCTGGTTACATTTATTTAAAAAAGACTTGACAAGAATGGTTTACAATAGTAAACTTATCTCAAACATTTACGTTTACGAATGTAGACAATAAGGAGGGAAAGTGAATGAGTACAATAGTAGTTAACCCTCATATCACAGATGCTGAATGGGAAGTTATGCGTGTAGTCTGGGCGAATGGTCGAGTGACTAGTAAAGAAGTCATTTCTACATTGGGAGAGAAAATGGACTGGAAAGAAGCGACAACCAAAACGCTCTTAGGTCGACTCGTGGAAAAAGGCGCACTGTATACAGAACAAGAAGGTAGAAAATATATTTATTCGGCAAATATCGAAGAGAAAGAAGCGGTAAGAAGTTTTACAAACAATATTTTCGATCGTATTTGTCGAAAGAATGTCGGGAATGTAGTAGGGAGTATCATTGAAGATCATGTCTTAAGCTTCGATGATATCCAGCGACTAGAAGAAATATTAGAGATGAAAAAAGCTTTCGCAGTAGAAGAAGTGGATTGTCAGTGTACAGAAGGGCAATGCGATTGCCATTTACATCATCATGGAGAATAAGGAGCGAAAAAATTGGAGAATAAATCGTTTGCCATAGAAGGCATGACTTGTGCGTCTTGTGCGCAGACAGTAGAAAAAGCGGCAAAAAAAGTACGTGGGGTCACACAGGCTTCCGTGAACCTAGCAACAGAGAAGTTAAGTATAGAGTACGATGAACCAACTTTTTCGGTAGAAAATCTACAAAAAGCAGTGGATAATTCAGGGTATGAACTGATTGCCCAAGAAGGAACGACGCAAACCTTTGCAATTGAAGGGATGACCTGCGCATCCTGTGCACAGACAATTGAAAAAGCCGTCGGAAAGTTGTCGGGCGTAGATAAAGCTTCCGTCAATTTAGCGACAGAAAAAATGCAAGTTTCTTATAACCCGTCAGCAATTTCAGTATCTGATGTGACTGGTGCTGTATCCAATAGTGGTTATGCAGCCGTATTAGAAACAACTGAGACTCAAGATAATTCACGAGCAGAGAAGCGTGAGAAAAAAGAAAAAAGAATGAAGCAACTTTCAAATCGTTTTGGGATATCCATTATATTTACAATCCCTTTACTAATTATATCCATGGGTCATATGGTCGGTATGCCTCTACCAAATATCGTTGACCCAATGATAAATGCACTTAATTTTTCTCTTTTACAACTTATTCTGACTTTTCCGATAATGGTAGTAAGCTGGGAATATTTCCAGAAGGGATTCAAAACCTTATTTAAAGGTCACCCAAATATGGATTCCCTGATTGCCCTTGGTACCGCGGCCGCTTTTGTATACAGTCTGGCAGCGACGATCGGGGCTGGCTTAGGTTACGGGAACTTTTCAGATTTACTTTACTATGAAGTGACTGGAGTTATCTTAACTCTTCATACGTTAGGGTTATTTTTAGAAGAGCGATCAAAGGGGCAAATGTCCTCAGCGATTGAAAAATTAGTCAACTTGGTTCCTAAAACAGCTCGAGTGATACGTAATGGTGTGGAACAAGAGATTACTGTGGACGAAGTCGCTTTAGGAGATGTTATTCGAGTTCGTCCGGGAGAAAGTATGCCTGTAGATGGTGTTGTTGTTGAGGGACGCACTTCAGTCGATGAATCAATGCTGACAGGAGAAAGTATCCCCGTGGAAAAGGAAAGTGGAGACGAGGTTATTGGGGCTAGTATCAATAAAAATGGTTCCATTGATTACCGCGCGACTCGAGTGGGAAGTGATACAACTCTATCTCAAATCATAAAATTAGTAGAAGATGCTCAAGGGTCTAAAGCACCTATTGCTCGAATGGCCGATATCATTACCAGATATTTCGTACCGATTGTTATAGCATTAGCCGTTTTAGCAGGGATTGCTTGGTTAATTGCAGGTCAATCTGGAATATTTGCTTTATCCGTTATCATAACAACCCTTGTCATTGCTTGTCCATGTGCCTTAGGTTTGGCGACTCCAACAAGTATTATGGTTGGAACCGGAAAAGGGGCAGAACATGGTGTCTTGATAAAAAGTGGTGAGGCGTTAGAAACCACTCATAATTTAGACACGATTGTATTTGATAAAACAGGGACACTGACAGAAGGTAAACCTATCGTGACGGATATTTTGGTAACTCCTCTTATTACTAAAGAAAATCTTTTATATTATGCAGCTTCCGGTGAAACAGGTTCTGAACACCCATTAGGCGAAGCCATCGTACAAAAATCAAAAGAAGAGAACATGACATTAGCTAAACCAGATCATTTTGAAGCGATTCCTGGACACGGGATTCGAGTTGAAATTGAGGGCAAAGATATGTACATTGGAAACCGTAAACTGATGCTAGAGCAAAAGATTGATTTATCAAGCATGGAAATAGAATCCGATCGTTTAGCAGACGAAGGAAAAACACCGATGTATCTCTCTGTTGATGGAGAACTAGCTGGAATTATCGCAGTAGCTGACACACTCAAGGAAAATAGTATGAAGGCTGTTAAAGAACTTAGAAGACGCGGTGTTGAAGTAATCATGATTACTGGAGATAACAAACGTACAGCCAAAGCGATTGCTAAGCAAGTGGGTATAGACAGTGTATTAAGTGAAGTATTACCTGAAGATAAAGCAGAGGAAGTCAAAAAACTACAAGAGGCAGGCAAGAAGGTAGCGATGGTTGGAGACGGCATTAACGATGCACCCGCATTAGCTCAAGCAGATGTCGGAATTGCAGTTGGATCAGGTACAGACGTGGCGATTGAATCGGCTGATATTGTCCTTATGCGTAATGATTTAACCGCTGTATTGACTGCGATTGATTTAAGTCATGCAACGCTACGAAACATTAAACAAAACTTGTTCTGGGCTTTTGCTTACAACCTTGTAGGTATTCCAGTTGCGATGGGTCTCTTGTATATTTTTGGCGGACCATTGATGAATCCAATGTTTGCGGCAGTCGCCATGAGTTTCAGCTCCGTATCGGTCTTGCTCAATGCTTTACGGTTAAGACGATTCAAACCAGCAGTTGTTTAGAAAACACGTAGCTTATCTGGGATTTAAACTTCTTCCTATTCTATATAATAGGAGAAGATAAAAAAAAAAAAGGGGAATAAAATAATGAAAAAAGAAGTCTTATTAGATGGCGTAAAATGTGCAGGTTGTGCGAACACGGTACAAGAAAGATTTTCAGCTATTGAAGGGGTTGAATCTGTAGAGGTTGATTTAGCGACTAAAAAAGCAGTACTTGAAAGTCAAACAGAGATTGATACCGAAACGCTCAATGCTGCTTTAGCAGAAACTAACTATTCAGTATTAAGTGCATAAAGTGCGAATACCATTTATTCATAGATAGTAGATAGAGATAAAGTATAGAACCCTTTTCATGAGAATTATATGCAGTGTTAGATGAGAAAGTTATAAAACTTTAAAATCAGTCTCTAATATAATAAGGAGGAATTAAAAATGAGTAATAACAAAAAACATTCGTCACATAGTCATCATAATCACGGCGACATGGATCACAGCAAGATGGACCATAGTCAGATGGATCACAGCAAGATGGACCATAGTCAGATGGATCACAGCAAGATGAATCATAGTGCGATGGATCACAGTCAAATGGATCATGGCGCAATGGGAGGGCATGCCCACCACCATCACGGTAGCTTTAAGGAGATTTTCTTGAAGTCACTCCCATTAGGAATTGCAATCTTACTCATTACTCCTTTTATGGATATTCAGTTGCCTTTCCAAATTATCTTTCCTTATGCAGACGTTGTAGCAACTGTATTGGCAACAATTCTATACATTTATGGCGGAAAACCATTCTACATGGGTGCGAAAGATGAGTTTAATTCAAAAGCTCCAGGCATGATGTCCTTGATTACTTTGGGAATAACGGTTTCTTATGCCTATAGTGTTTACGCAGTGGCCGCTCGATATGTAACTGGAGAACATGTCATGGACTTCTTCTTTGAGTTTACAACGTTAATTTTAATCATGTTATTAGGACACTGGATTGAAATGAAGGCATTGGGTGAAGCAGGGGACGCGCAAAAAGCATTGGCTGAGTTGGTGCCGAAAGATGCTCATGTTGTTTTAGAAGACGATTCGATTGAGACTCGCCCTGTATCTGAACTTCAGATTGGAGATGTTATCCGTGTTCAAGCAGGAGAAAATGTTCCAGCAGATGGTATCATTATTCGCGGAGAATCCCGTGTAAACGAGGCCCTCTTAACAGGTGAATCTAAGCCAATCGAAAAGAATGTTAAAGATCAAGTCATTGGTGGATCAACAAATGGTAGTGGTGTCCTATATGTAGAAGTAACAGAAACAGGGGATAAGTCCTTTATCTCACAAGTACAATCATTAATTAGCCAAGCACAAAGCCAACCTTCTCGTGCAGAGAATGTGGCTCAAAAAGTAGCTAGCTGGTTGTTCTACATTGCGGTTGTAGTAGCTTTAATCGCCCTACTAATCTGGACGATCATTGCGGATCTGCCTACAGCCGTTATCTTTACTGTGACTGCGTTAGTTATTGCCTGCCCACATGCTTTGGGTCTTGCTATTCCCTTGGTAGTATCACGTAGTACTAGTTTGGGTGCAAGCCGAGGATTACTGGTTAAAAATAGAGAAGCTTTGGAATTAACTACTAAAGCGGATGTTATGGTATTGGATAAAACAGGTACTTTAACAACTGGTGAGTTTAAAGTATTAGATGTTGAACTCTTTAATGATAAATATACGAAAGATGAAATCGTTGCCTTATTGTCAGGTATCGAAGGTGGATCTAGTCACCCTATCGCTCAGTCAATAATTAGTTACGCAGAACAGCAAGGGATACGTCCAGTAAGTTTTGATTCGATTGATGTTATTTCTGGCGCTGGTGTAGAAGGTCAAGCTAACGGACATCGTTATCAATTAATCAGTCAAAAAGCATATAGACGTAATCTGGATATGGATATTCCAAAAGGAGCAACCCTTAGTGTCTTAGTAGAAAACGACGAAGCAATCGGTGCTGTAGCTTTAGGGGATGAATTAAAACCGACAAGTAAAGCCTTAATACAAGCCCTTAAAAAGAACAAGATTCAGCCGATTATGGCAACGGGTGACAATGAAAAAGCGGCTCAAGGAGCTGCAGAAATTTTAGGTATTGATTATCTAGCTAATCAATCTCCTCAAGACAAATATGAATTAGTTGAAAAACTTAAAGCAGAAGGAAAGAAAGTTATCATGGTCGGTGACGGGGTCAACGATGCACCTTCTCTTGCATTAGCAGACGTTGGTATAGCTGTTGGTGCCGGAACTCAAGTAGCATTGGATTCAGCCGATGTTATCTTGACACAGTCAGACCCTGGCGACATTGAATCCTTTATCGAGTTAGCGAATAAGACGACACGTAAGATGAAAGAAAACTTGGTGTGGGGAGCAGGTTACAATTTTATCGCGATTCCAATCGCTGCTGGGCTCCTCGCTCCTATCGGCATTACCTTGGGTCCGGCCTTCGGCGCCGTCCTCATGTCCTTATCGACCGTTATTGTTGCCATCAATGCTATGACATTGAAATTAGAGCCAAAATAAACAGTTATTTGGTACATTAAATAATTGAATGACCTTATCGTGTAAAAATACAATAGTTTCACAGTTAAGGAAGAGATGAAATGATTTAAAAAATCATCTCTTCCTTTTTTAGTTTATAAGGAGGAAAAATTATGAGGCTGGTCCTTTTAGGGTTACCTGGTGCTGGGAAAGGCACCCAAGCTAAAAGAATCGCAGAAGAGTACCACCTGACGGCTATTTCAACTGGTGAAATGTTACGAGAAGCAACCAAGGAGAAAGATACATTCGGACTCAGAGTGCAAGAATATATGAATAAAGGAGAGCTAGTTCCAGATGAGTGGATAAACTCATTGGTTAAGAGTCGCTTACAAGCAAAAGATGTTGAAAATGGCTTTGTTCTGGATGGTTACCCACGTACCCTACAGCAAGCAAAAATGCTCGAAGCTTACCTACAAAGTCAGAATCAGAATTTAGACGCTGTTTTCTTTTTAGATGTAAGTCAGGATACGTTAAGACATCGGTTAGCGCAACGAGGGAATCTTCGTTCAAAAGAAAAACAAGGAAATTCCCAAATCGAATCAAAAAGGGGAAAAATTCGACTGGATGACAAACCAGTAGTGATTGAAAATAGGCTACACATTAATAAGGAATTAATGGAATCACTTATTCACTTCTACAAGGAGCGAAATCTGCTTTACGTTATCAATGGTGAAGGGGATTTTGACAATGTGTTTGACAATATAAATGAGGGTTTATTGTCTGTAAACAAATAACTACACAAATTGAACTTAAATTATGTGATTTAAAACAATTAACTAATGTAAGCTATGAAGGGGATTGAAGAATGAATGTTTTACTTAGTGTAATCGATCCAGTTGCTATTTCAATTGGCCCGATAAAGATTTATTGGTACGGAATTATTATTGCTCTAGCGATGCTGATCGGCATTTCATTAGCTACAAAGGAAGCTCAAAAACTGGGACTTGAAGAAGATACCACGGTAGATATGGCATTATGGGCCATACCAATTGGCTTTATCGGTGCCTGACTTTATTACGTTTTATTCAAATGGGACTACTATATACAGAATCCGAGTGAAATCATCGCAATTTGGAATGGTGGAATTGCCATTTATGGGGGGCTAATTGCGGGTGGTCTCGCAGTATACTGGTTTGCAAGAAGAAAGAAAATGACGCTAACTCTTTTACTAGACATACTGGCACCTAGTGTCCTCCTAGCTCAATCGATTGGTCGCTGGGGAAATTTCATCAATCAAGAGGCACATGGCGGTCCAGTCACCCGACAATTTTTAGAAAACTTGTACTTACCGGAATTCATCATTAACCAAATGAATATCAACGGAACCTATTACCATCCCACTTTTCTTTATGAGTCTTTATGGAGTTTAGTTGGTTTCGCCTTGTTGCTCCTTTTGCGGAACAAGAATCAATTCCTTCGCCAAGGAGAAGTGGCGCTCAGCTATGTCATTTGGTATTCAGCAGGAAGGTTTTTTATTGAAGGCATGCGGACAGACAGCTTATGGATAGGCGATTTCTTACGAGTTTCACAAGGCTTGTCCCTCGTTTTGTTCGTAGCAGCACTGGGTGTTTTGATGTATCGCAGGTACTATACCTATCCGCCAGTACCCTATTATAAGGATGAGCCTAAACTGTCCAAAGCAGCAAATTAAGAAGGTGAAGATATGCTAGACAGATGGAGTTAATTAACAGAGAGACCGACAAAGTGGAAATGGAAGGAGCATTGCAAGAGATTCTGGAAGAATTGGATGTGCCCTCTCCTGAAGAGATTTCAGATCAATACACACTAACGAAACCTCAAAATCACTCCACAGGAGATCATGAAAAAAGAAGAGTCAATGAATAAAGCTCTTTTTAGGTTAAATACAAAAGCTGAATCAGAAAAAGTTTACGACTTTTTGATTCAGCTTTTTTGTCGATTATGAGTGTACTCAAAATCGACACAAGAAGTACGCTTGATTTGTGGTCTTCTTTATGTAGTCTAGAAGTGTCGATTTAAAAATAATTTTTGGAAGTATTTTTTTGTTTATTTATCTACTCACTGAGTGTAAAAAGAACACCAATCCGCTATGATTAAAATGTTTAGAACTAATCATAGAATTAAATTCTCAAGTATCATGTGAAATAATCAAATTATCAAATCAGTTTTAAGAAGAAAAGGGGGATAAGATTATGAATAAGACGTTGATTGAATTTCAGGAAAAAGCAATTAATTTTGATTGGGCAGCTTTAGCACAACTAGCAAAAGATCATGTTAATCCTGAACAATTAATAAAAGATATTTATGCAGATGGATATACAGATGGATTCACAGATGGGTATTCAGAAGGTACATTAGATGGAAAAACTGAAGTGCTTATAAAAATTGCGGCAATAGGAATCCCATTAGCTGCTTTAAGTACTTATGGTGTAGGTAAACTATGGAATCGACATAAAAAATCAAAAGAAGAAATAGAGATACTTGCTAAAGAAAATGCAAAATTAAAAGCAGAAAAATATGCTGAAAAAGTTAAAGATTTAAACAGGAATGAGAAGATCGCTGACAATGTAATTTCGATAAATTTTAAAACTGAAATTAGGAATATAAAATCAGCAAATTAATTTAATAGAGAATAAATAGACCGAAGTTTTTACTTTGGTCTATTTTCGTAGTCAAAACTTAAGACTTATAACCGAAAATGCCAGCCGTTTTGTAAATTGCAACTGCTGGCATTTTTGGTTTATATATTTTTAATCAATAAATATAGGCCGATAAGAAGTAAGGATAGGGTTAAGAAACCATGGATAATTTTTGTCGATTGAAATTCTTTGGGGTATTTAAATAAGAAGATATAC
It encodes the following:
- a CDS encoding rhodanese-like domain-containing protein, with protein sequence MYHSISMSKFEQKWKKEKLPLVDVREINEWEDGHLDGAIHIPLSNLSAEKNKLDKKQEYYVMCHSGARSAKACQQLAQEGYNVINVMGGISAWNGEIV
- a CDS encoding metal-sensitive transcriptional regulator; amino-acid sequence: MEYDKKIVNRLNRSDGQLHGVLNMMEEGKDCVDIVTQLSAVRSSIDRTISLIVAENLVECVQENIKDGSTGEERIQQAIQLLMKSR
- a CDS encoding (S)-acetoin forming diacetyl reductase; translation: MVKVAIVTGAGQGIGLAIAKRLHADGFKIGIVDYNPETAEAAVAEFPEGDAIAAGADVSKREQVFEAFDKIAAHFGDLNVVVNNAGVAPTTPLETITQEMFDQVYGINVAGVIWGAQAAQKHFKAFGHGGRIINATSQAGVLGNPELALYSGSKFAVRGITQVLARDLAQDDITVTAYAPGIVKTPMMFGIAHEVGVNAGKDDEWGMNQFAQNITLKRLSEPEDVANVVAFLAGPDSTYITGQTIVVDGGMVFH
- a CDS encoding DUF1541 domain-containing protein translates to MKKTIISSLLSVALLSSYPLVNKVGANTLDDADNAAQTGSKTVASETTDKSQTGHEGMEHDESGAIPEGLAEAENPTYPEGSEVTIQTDHMPGMMGATGEVVGAFDSIAYEITYNDTKTGEEIANHKWVVHEEVENAQDEPYQAGDEVVLEASHMPGMQGVTATIDSVEDTTVYMVTYTDTETGDTVENHKWLVEEELGEEVQDSSQFWRARTVEEVQADVSQYDTLEELQNYEVVWGDTLWAISQSTNFSVDDLTEVFNIKNADLIFANYTLENQPSLEDSYENQIISESKKTRDMDNMGDMKHDESGEIPEGLEEAENPMYEVGESVILQRDHMPGMEGAEATVSGVFATTAYEVSFNPTNGGERVENHRWVIHEDISESTKGAFEPGEEVTLEADHMEGMEGATAIIDDAVTTNVYMVDYQPTDGGAVVRNHKWFVEEELAQ
- a CDS encoding DUF305 domain-containing protein encodes the protein MNKYLKFALMILISTIIMYFLMFVNVNEFAHIYFSQTRVYMAILMGAVMAIIMMGFMWKMYDNKKLNAVIMGLSVLLVLGSFGLIQNQVGIDDTAWMRAMIPHHSTAIMTSENANLTDPRVQQLSEEIIQAQEEEIAKMEQLIEDIEENGEE
- the tcrY gene encoding copper-responsive transcriptional repressor TcrY; translation: MSTIVVNPHITDAEWEVMRVVWANGRVTSKEVISTLGEKMDWKEATTKTLLGRLVEKGALYTEQEGRKYIYSANIEEKEAVRSFTNNIFDRICRKNVGNVVGSIIEDHVLSFDDIQRLEEILEMKKAFAVEEVDCQCTEGQCDCHLHHHGE
- a CDS encoding heavy metal translocating P-type ATPase; the encoded protein is MENKSFAIEGMTCASCAQTVEKAAKKVRGVTQASVNLATEKLSIEYDEPTFSVENLQKAVDNSGYELIAQEGTTQTFAIEGMTCASCAQTIEKAVGKLSGVDKASVNLATEKMQVSYNPSAISVSDVTGAVSNSGYAAVLETTETQDNSRAEKREKKEKRMKQLSNRFGISIIFTIPLLIISMGHMVGMPLPNIVDPMINALNFSLLQLILTFPIMVVSWEYFQKGFKTLFKGHPNMDSLIALGTAAAFVYSLAATIGAGLGYGNFSDLLYYEVTGVILTLHTLGLFLEERSKGQMSSAIEKLVNLVPKTARVIRNGVEQEITVDEVALGDVIRVRPGESMPVDGVVVEGRTSVDESMLTGESIPVEKESGDEVIGASINKNGSIDYRATRVGSDTTLSQIIKLVEDAQGSKAPIARMADIITRYFVPIVIALAVLAGIAWLIAGQSGIFALSVIITTLVIACPCALGLATPTSIMVGTGKGAEHGVLIKSGEALETTHNLDTIVFDKTGTLTEGKPIVTDILVTPLITKENLLYYAASGETGSEHPLGEAIVQKSKEENMTLAKPDHFEAIPGHGIRVEIEGKDMYIGNRKLMLEQKIDLSSMEIESDRLADEGKTPMYLSVDGELAGIIAVADTLKENSMKAVKELRRRGVEVIMITGDNKRTAKAIAKQVGIDSVLSEVLPEDKAEEVKKLQEAGKKVAMVGDGINDAPALAQADVGIAVGSGTDVAIESADIVLMRNDLTAVLTAIDLSHATLRNIKQNLFWAFAYNLVGIPVAMGLLYIFGGPLMNPMFAAVAMSFSSVSVLLNALRLRRFKPAVV